From Macaca mulatta isolate MMU2019108-1 chromosome 1, T2T-MMU8v2.0, whole genome shotgun sequence, the proteins below share one genomic window:
- the ADAMTSL4 gene encoding ADAMTS-like protein 4 isoform X2, producing MFGYGRVPFALPLHRNRRHPRRPPRSELSLISSRGEEPIPSPTPRAEPFSTNGSPKTELPPTELSVHTPSPQAEPLSPETAQTEVAPRTRPAPPQHHPRAQAADTEAPSPTHSLGEGGFFRASPQPRRPSSQGWASPQVAGRRPDPFPSVPRGRGQQGQGPWGMGGTPHGHRLEPDPQHPDGWLPLLSNGPHASSLWSLFAPSSPIPRCSGESEQLRACSQAPCPPEQPDPRALQCAAFNSQEFMGQLYQWEPFTEVQGSQRCELNCRPRGFRFYVRHTEKVQDGTLCQPGAPDICVAGRCLSPGCDGILGSGRRPDGCGVCGGDDSTCRLVSGNLTDRGGPLGYQKILWIPAGASRLQIAQLRPSSNYLALRGPGGRSIINGNWAVDPPGSYRAGGTVFRYNRPPREEGKGESLSAEGPTTQPVDVYMIFQEENPGVFYQYVISSSPPILENPTSEPAVPQLQPGILRVEPPLAVVPRPARTPGTLQRQVRIPQMPAPPHPRTPLGSPAAYWKRVGHSACSASCGKGVWRPIFLCISRESGEELDERSCAAGARPPASPEPCHGAPCPPYWEAGEWTSCSRSCGPGTQHRQLQCRQEFGGGGSSVPPERCGHLPRPNITQSCQLRLCGHWEVGSPWSQCSVRCGRGQRSRQVRCVGNNGDEVSEQECASGPPQPPSREACDMGPCTTAWFHSDWNSKCSAECGTGIQRRSVVCLGSGAALGPGQGEAGAGTGQSCPPGSRPPDMRACSLGPCERTWRWYTGPWGECSSECGSGTQRRDIICVSKLGMEFNVTSPSNCSHLPRPPALQPCQGQACQDRWFSTPWSPCSRSCQGGTQTREVQCLSANQTLSTRCPPQLRPSRKRPCNSQPCSQRPDDQCKDSSPHCPLVVQARLCVYPYYTATCCRSCAHVLERSPQDPS from the exons ATGTTCGGTTATGGGAGAGTGCCCTTTGCATTGCCACTGCACCGGAACCGCAGGCACCCTCGGAGGCCACCCAGATCTGAGCTGTCCCTGATTTCTTCTAGAGGGGAAGAGCCCATTCCATCCCCTACTCCAAGAGCAGAGCCATTCTCCACAAACGGCAGCCCCAAGACTGAGCTCCCTCCCACAGAACTGTCTGTCCACACCCCATCCCCCCAAGCAGAACCTCTAAGCCCTGAAACTGCTCAGACAGAGGTGGCTCCCAGAACCAGGCCTGCCCCTCCACAGCACCACCCCAGAGCCCAGGCCGCTGACACAGAGGCCCCCTCACCCACGCACTCCTTAGGAGAAGGTGGCTTCTTCCGTGCATCCCCTCAGCCACGAAGGCCAAGTTCCCAGGGTTGGGCCAGTCCCCAGGTAGCAGGGAGACGCCCTGATCCTTTCCCTTCAGTCCCTCGGGGCCGAGGCCAGCAGGGCCAGGGGCCCTGGGGAATGGGGGGGACTCCTCACGGGCACCGCCTGGAGCCTGACCCTCAGCACCCGGACGGCTGGCTGCCCCTGCTGAGCAACGGCCCCCATGCCAGCTCCCTCTGGAGCCTCTTTGCTCCCAGTAGCCCTATTCCAAGATGTTCTGGGGAGAGTGAGCAGCTAAGAGCCTGCAGCCAAGCG CCCTGCCCCCCCGAGCAGCCAGACCCCCGGGCCCTGCAGTGCGCGGCCTTTAACTCCCAGGAATTCATGGGCCAGCTGTACCAGTGGGAGCCCTTCACCGAAG TCCAGGGCTCCCAGCGCTGTGAACTGAACTGCCGGCCCCGTGGCTTCCGCTTCTATGTCCGTCACACCGAAAAGGTCCAGGATGGGACCCTATGTCAGCCTGGAGCCCCTGACATCTGTGTGGCTGGACGCTGTCTG AGCCCCGGCTGTGATGGGATCCTTGGCTCTGGCAGGCGTCCTGATGGCTGTGGAGTCTGTGGGGGTGATGATTCTACCTGTCGCCTTGTTTCGGGGAACCTCACTGACCGAGGGGGCCCCCTGGGCTATCAGAAGATCTTGTGGATTCCAGCGGGAGCCTCGCGGCTCCAGATTGCCCAGCTCCGGCCTAGCTCCAACTACCTGG CACTTCGTGGCCCTGGGGGCCGGTCCATCATCAATGGGAACTGGGCTGTGGATCCCCCTGGGTCCTACAGGGCCGGCGGGACCGTCTTTCGATATAACCGTcctcccagggaggagggcaaagGGGAGAGTCTGTCGGCTGAAGGCCCCACCACCCAGCCTGTGGATGTCTAT ATGATCTTTCAGGAGGAAAACCCAGGCGTATTTTATCAGTATGTCATCTCTTCATCTCCTCCAATCCTTGAGAACCCCACCTCAGAGCCCGCTGTCCCCCAGCTTCAGCCAG GGATTCTGAGGGTGGAGCCCCCACTCGCTGTAGTGCCCCGCCCAGCCCGGACCCCAGGCACTCTCCAGCGCCAGGTGCGGATCCCCCAGATGCCCGCCCCGCCCCATCCCAGGACACCCCTGGGGTCTCCAGCTGCGTACTGGAAACGAGTGGGACACTCCGCATGCTCAGCGTCCTGTGGGAAAG GTGTCTGGCGCCCCATTTTCCTCTGCATCTCCCGTGAGTCGGGAGAGGAACTGGATGAACGCAGCTGTGCCGCGGGTGCCAGGCCCCCAGCCTCCCCTGAACCCTGCCACGGCGCCCCGTGCCCCCCATA CTGGGAGGCTGGTGAGTGGACATCCTGCAGCCGCTCCTGTGGCCCTGGCACCCAACACCGCCAGCTGCAATGCCGGCAGGAGTTTGGGGGGGGTGGCTCCTCGGTGCCCCCCGAGCGCTGTGGACATCTCCCCCGGCCCAACATCACCCAGTCTTGCCAGCTGCGCCTCTGTGGCCATTGGGAAGTTGGCTCTCCTTGGAGCCAG TGCTCCGTGCGGTGCGGCCGGGGCCAGAGAAGCCGGCAGGTTCGCTGTGTTGGGAACAATGGTGATGAAGTGAGTGAGCAGGAGTGCGCGTCAGGCCCCCCGCAGCCCCCCAGCAGAGAGGCCTGTGACATGGGGCCCTGTACTACCGCCTGGTTCCACAGCGACTGGAACTCCAAG TGCTCAGCCGAGTGTGGGACGGGAATCCAGCGGCGCTCTGTGGTCTGCCTTGGGAGTGGGGCAGCCCTCGGGCCAGGACAGGGAGAAGCAGGAGCAGGAACTGGGCAGAGCTGTCCACCAGGAAGCCGGCCCCCTGACATGCGTGCCTGCAGCCTGGGGCCCTGTGAGAGGACTTGGCGCTGGTACACAGGGCCCTGGGGTGAG TGTTCCTCCGAATGTGGCTCCGGCACACAGCGTAGAGACATCATCTGTGTCTCCAAACTGGGGATGGAATTCAACGTGACTTCTCCAAGCAACTGTTCTCACCTCCCCAGGCCCCCTGCCCTGCAGCCCTGTCAAGGGCAGGCCTGCCAGGACCGATGGTTTTCCACACCCTGGAGCCCG TGTTCTCGCTCCTGTCAAGGGGGAACGCAGACACGGGAGGTCCAGTGCCTGAGCGCCAACCAGACCCTCAGCACCCGATGCCCTCCTCAACTGCGGCCCTCCAGGAAGCGCCCCTGTAACAGCCAACCCTGCAGCCAGCGCCCTG ATGATCAATGCAAGGACAGCTCTCCACATTGCCCCCTGGTGGTACAGGCCCGGCTCTGCGTCTACCCCTACTACACAGCCACCTGTTGCCGCTCTTGCGCACATGTCCTGGAGCGGTCTCCCCAGGATCCCTCCTGA
- the ADAMTSL4 gene encoding ADAMTS-like protein 4 isoform X1 translates to MENWAGRPWLYLLLLLLLSLPQLCLDQEVLSGHSLQTPTEEGQGLEGVWGPWVQWASCSQPCGVGVQRRSRTCQLPTVQLRPSLPLPPRPPRHPEALLPRGQGPRPQTSPETLPLYRTQSRGRGGPLRGPASHLGREETQEIQAARRSRLRDPIKPGMFGYGRVPFALPLHRNRRHPRRPPRSELSLISSRGEEPIPSPTPRAEPFSTNGSPKTELPPTELSVHTPSPQAEPLSPETAQTEVAPRTRPAPPQHHPRAQAADTEAPSPTHSLGEGGFFRASPQPRRPSSQGWASPQVAGRRPDPFPSVPRGRGQQGQGPWGMGGTPHGHRLEPDPQHPDGWLPLLSNGPHASSLWSLFAPSSPIPRCSGESEQLRACSQAPCPPEQPDPRALQCAAFNSQEFMGQLYQWEPFTEVQGSQRCELNCRPRGFRFYVRHTEKVQDGTLCQPGAPDICVAGRCLSPGCDGILGSGRRPDGCGVCGGDDSTCRLVSGNLTDRGGPLGYQKILWIPAGASRLQIAQLRPSSNYLALRGPGGRSIINGNWAVDPPGSYRAGGTVFRYNRPPREEGKGESLSAEGPTTQPVDVYMIFQEENPGVFYQYVISSSPPILENPTSEPAVPQLQPGILRVEPPLAVVPRPARTPGTLQRQVRIPQMPAPPHPRTPLGSPAAYWKRVGHSACSASCGKGVWRPIFLCISRESGEELDERSCAAGARPPASPEPCHGAPCPPYWEAGEWTSCSRSCGPGTQHRQLQCRQEFGGGGSSVPPERCGHLPRPNITQSCQLRLCGHWEVGSPWSQCSVRCGRGQRSRQVRCVGNNGDEVSEQECASGPPQPPSREACDMGPCTTAWFHSDWNSKCSAECGTGIQRRSVVCLGSGAALGPGQGEAGAGTGQSCPPGSRPPDMRACSLGPCERTWRWYTGPWGECSSECGSGTQRRDIICVSKLGMEFNVTSPSNCSHLPRPPALQPCQGQACQDRWFSTPWSPCSRSCQGGTQTREVQCLSANQTLSTRCPPQLRPSRKRPCNSQPCSQRPDDQCKDSSPHCPLVVQARLCVYPYYTATCCRSCAHVLERSPQDPS, encoded by the exons ATGGAGAACTGGGCAGGCAG GCCCTGGCTgtatctgctgctgctgctgcttctgtccCTCCCTCAGCTCTGCCTGGATCAGGAG GTGTTGTCCGGACACTCTCTTCAGACACCTACAGAGGAGGGCCAGGGCCTCGAAGGTGTCTGGGGACCTTGGGTCCAGTGGGCCTCTTGCTCCCAGCCCTGCGGGGTGGGGGTGCAGCGCAGGAGCCGGACATGTCAGCTCCCTACAGTGCAGCTCCGCCCGAGTCTGCCCCTCCCTCCCCGGCCCCCAAGACATCCAGAAGCCCTCCTCCCCCGGGGCCAGGGTCCCAGACCCCAGACTTCTCCAGAAACCCTCCCCTTGTACAGGACACAGTCTCGGGGAAGGGGTGGCCCACTTCGAGGTCCTGCTTCCCACCTAGGGAGAGAGGAGACCCAGGAGATTCAAGCGGCCAGGAG GTCCCGGCTTCGAGACCCCATCAAGCCAGGAATGTTCGGTTATGGGAGAGTGCCCTTTGCATTGCCACTGCACCGGAACCGCAGGCACCCTCGGAGGCCACCCAGATCTGAGCTGTCCCTGATTTCTTCTAGAGGGGAAGAGCCCATTCCATCCCCTACTCCAAGAGCAGAGCCATTCTCCACAAACGGCAGCCCCAAGACTGAGCTCCCTCCCACAGAACTGTCTGTCCACACCCCATCCCCCCAAGCAGAACCTCTAAGCCCTGAAACTGCTCAGACAGAGGTGGCTCCCAGAACCAGGCCTGCCCCTCCACAGCACCACCCCAGAGCCCAGGCCGCTGACACAGAGGCCCCCTCACCCACGCACTCCTTAGGAGAAGGTGGCTTCTTCCGTGCATCCCCTCAGCCACGAAGGCCAAGTTCCCAGGGTTGGGCCAGTCCCCAGGTAGCAGGGAGACGCCCTGATCCTTTCCCTTCAGTCCCTCGGGGCCGAGGCCAGCAGGGCCAGGGGCCCTGGGGAATGGGGGGGACTCCTCACGGGCACCGCCTGGAGCCTGACCCTCAGCACCCGGACGGCTGGCTGCCCCTGCTGAGCAACGGCCCCCATGCCAGCTCCCTCTGGAGCCTCTTTGCTCCCAGTAGCCCTATTCCAAGATGTTCTGGGGAGAGTGAGCAGCTAAGAGCCTGCAGCCAAGCG CCCTGCCCCCCCGAGCAGCCAGACCCCCGGGCCCTGCAGTGCGCGGCCTTTAACTCCCAGGAATTCATGGGCCAGCTGTACCAGTGGGAGCCCTTCACCGAAG TCCAGGGCTCCCAGCGCTGTGAACTGAACTGCCGGCCCCGTGGCTTCCGCTTCTATGTCCGTCACACCGAAAAGGTCCAGGATGGGACCCTATGTCAGCCTGGAGCCCCTGACATCTGTGTGGCTGGACGCTGTCTG AGCCCCGGCTGTGATGGGATCCTTGGCTCTGGCAGGCGTCCTGATGGCTGTGGAGTCTGTGGGGGTGATGATTCTACCTGTCGCCTTGTTTCGGGGAACCTCACTGACCGAGGGGGCCCCCTGGGCTATCAGAAGATCTTGTGGATTCCAGCGGGAGCCTCGCGGCTCCAGATTGCCCAGCTCCGGCCTAGCTCCAACTACCTGG CACTTCGTGGCCCTGGGGGCCGGTCCATCATCAATGGGAACTGGGCTGTGGATCCCCCTGGGTCCTACAGGGCCGGCGGGACCGTCTTTCGATATAACCGTcctcccagggaggagggcaaagGGGAGAGTCTGTCGGCTGAAGGCCCCACCACCCAGCCTGTGGATGTCTAT ATGATCTTTCAGGAGGAAAACCCAGGCGTATTTTATCAGTATGTCATCTCTTCATCTCCTCCAATCCTTGAGAACCCCACCTCAGAGCCCGCTGTCCCCCAGCTTCAGCCAG GGATTCTGAGGGTGGAGCCCCCACTCGCTGTAGTGCCCCGCCCAGCCCGGACCCCAGGCACTCTCCAGCGCCAGGTGCGGATCCCCCAGATGCCCGCCCCGCCCCATCCCAGGACACCCCTGGGGTCTCCAGCTGCGTACTGGAAACGAGTGGGACACTCCGCATGCTCAGCGTCCTGTGGGAAAG GTGTCTGGCGCCCCATTTTCCTCTGCATCTCCCGTGAGTCGGGAGAGGAACTGGATGAACGCAGCTGTGCCGCGGGTGCCAGGCCCCCAGCCTCCCCTGAACCCTGCCACGGCGCCCCGTGCCCCCCATA CTGGGAGGCTGGTGAGTGGACATCCTGCAGCCGCTCCTGTGGCCCTGGCACCCAACACCGCCAGCTGCAATGCCGGCAGGAGTTTGGGGGGGGTGGCTCCTCGGTGCCCCCCGAGCGCTGTGGACATCTCCCCCGGCCCAACATCACCCAGTCTTGCCAGCTGCGCCTCTGTGGCCATTGGGAAGTTGGCTCTCCTTGGAGCCAG TGCTCCGTGCGGTGCGGCCGGGGCCAGAGAAGCCGGCAGGTTCGCTGTGTTGGGAACAATGGTGATGAAGTGAGTGAGCAGGAGTGCGCGTCAGGCCCCCCGCAGCCCCCCAGCAGAGAGGCCTGTGACATGGGGCCCTGTACTACCGCCTGGTTCCACAGCGACTGGAACTCCAAG TGCTCAGCCGAGTGTGGGACGGGAATCCAGCGGCGCTCTGTGGTCTGCCTTGGGAGTGGGGCAGCCCTCGGGCCAGGACAGGGAGAAGCAGGAGCAGGAACTGGGCAGAGCTGTCCACCAGGAAGCCGGCCCCCTGACATGCGTGCCTGCAGCCTGGGGCCCTGTGAGAGGACTTGGCGCTGGTACACAGGGCCCTGGGGTGAG TGTTCCTCCGAATGTGGCTCCGGCACACAGCGTAGAGACATCATCTGTGTCTCCAAACTGGGGATGGAATTCAACGTGACTTCTCCAAGCAACTGTTCTCACCTCCCCAGGCCCCCTGCCCTGCAGCCCTGTCAAGGGCAGGCCTGCCAGGACCGATGGTTTTCCACACCCTGGAGCCCG TGTTCTCGCTCCTGTCAAGGGGGAACGCAGACACGGGAGGTCCAGTGCCTGAGCGCCAACCAGACCCTCAGCACCCGATGCCCTCCTCAACTGCGGCCCTCCAGGAAGCGCCCCTGTAACAGCCAACCCTGCAGCCAGCGCCCTG ATGATCAATGCAAGGACAGCTCTCCACATTGCCCCCTGGTGGTACAGGCCCGGCTCTGCGTCTACCCCTACTACACAGCCACCTGTTGCCGCTCTTGCGCACATGTCCTGGAGCGGTCTCCCCAGGATCCCTCCTGA
- the LOC107000857 gene encoding LOW QUALITY PROTEIN: uncharacterized protein LOC107000857 (The sequence of the model RefSeq protein was modified relative to this genomic sequence to represent the inferred CDS: inserted 4 bases in 3 codons; deleted 2 bases in 1 codon; substituted 2 bases at 2 genomic stop codons) yields MCVCFCRGGGMGPCRAAQGRVGWDFSREGARPGPGPGSSRHPHPSLLQGTAKAKPSSGRDYVYWVDPWRGAVXDLGGREKQRQRGHGEGSASEKGPAVTITPFLLPSARVXRVRQSLNTWVEHGPFSGDPGLPRSVRAELLTSVAGPARGRSGHRQPPPQPXTVRRPLWLSHSDPSLKLXALGLREGSGAQCLPPGTFLPFSWSFSAPELAHLSNLRAPWIPFPGAFQIQQKXFFFFLESRPKSGMRSRGGKASK; encoded by the exons ATGTGCGTGTGTTTCTGCAGAGGAGGGGGCATGGGCCCCTGCCGGGCTGCGcaggggagggtggggtgggactTTTCCAGAGAGGGAGCCAGGCCTGGCCCGGGCCCCGGGAGCTCACGTCACCCCCACCCCTCACTTCTCCAGGGAACTGCCAAGGCCAAACCCAGCTCGGGACGGGATTATGTGTACTGGGTAGACCCGTGGAGAGGGGCGGT AGATCTGGGtggcagagagaaacagaggcagagagggcATGGAGAGGGGTCGGCATCAGAGAAGGGGCCGGCAGTGACCATCAccccctttcttcttccctcagcTAGAG ACAGAGTCAGGCAGAGCCTGAACACTTGGGTGGAACATGGGCCCTTCTCTGGAGACCCTGGCCTCCCCCGTTCAGTCAGGGCGGAGTTGCTGACCTCAGTGGCCGGCCCAGCCAGGGGAAGGAGTGGCCATCGGCAACCCCCTCCCCAACCCTAAACCGTGAGG CGCCCGCTCTGGCTCAGCCACTCTGACCCCTCCCTCAAATTATGAGCCCTAGGTCTCAGGGAGGGCAGTGGGGCGCAGTGTCTGCCCCCAGGCAcattccttcccttctcttggTCATTTTCTGCCCCAGAGCTGGCCCACCTCAGCAATTTGAGGGCTCCCTGGATTCCTTTCCCGGGTGCCTTTCAGATCcaacaga catttttttttttcctggaaagcAGACCCAAGAGTGGGATGAGGAGCAGGGGTGGGAAGGCCTCTAAGTGA